The following coding sequences lie in one Jatrophihabitans sp. genomic window:
- a CDS encoding NAD(P)-dependent alcohol dehydrogenase — protein MTLADTVPGMTMRASVLNGIGDLAVEERAVPDPGPGEVLVRIGSVGVCGSDIHYYDHGRIGRYVVDRPLVLGHEAGGEVAAIGAGVSALAPGQRVSVEPGVPCRSCPQCLSGRYNLCPDVQFFATPPYDGAFCEYVVMPEAFVHAVPDSVSDDAAGLIEPLSVAVWACRRGKVSPGARVLITGAGPIGLVCVQAAFAFGAAEVTVSDVNPYRLALAGKLGARAIDVSATSLAAAGVEPDVLLECSGNARATTDAIGTVARAGHVVLIGMGGDELVLPLSYVQDRELVLTGAFRYANTWPTAISLVASGRVDLDVLVTGHYGLDEVEQALTASRRDPATVKAMVCPGRMASPGG, from the coding sequence CGTCCCGGACCCCGGGCCGGGCGAGGTGCTGGTGCGGATCGGCTCGGTCGGGGTGTGCGGGTCCGACATCCATTACTACGACCACGGCCGGATCGGTCGGTACGTCGTGGACCGGCCCCTGGTGCTCGGCCACGAGGCCGGCGGCGAGGTCGCCGCGATCGGCGCCGGGGTCAGCGCCCTGGCGCCCGGGCAGCGGGTCTCGGTCGAGCCGGGCGTGCCCTGCCGCTCGTGCCCCCAGTGCCTCAGCGGCAGGTACAACCTGTGCCCCGACGTCCAATTCTTCGCCACCCCGCCCTACGACGGCGCGTTCTGCGAGTACGTCGTGATGCCCGAGGCATTCGTGCACGCCGTGCCCGACAGCGTCAGTGACGACGCCGCCGGGCTGATCGAGCCGCTGTCGGTCGCGGTCTGGGCCTGCCGCCGGGGCAAGGTGTCGCCGGGCGCCCGCGTGCTGATCACCGGCGCCGGGCCGATCGGCCTGGTCTGCGTGCAGGCGGCGTTCGCCTTCGGCGCCGCCGAAGTCACCGTCAGCGACGTCAACCCCTACCGGCTGGCGCTGGCCGGCAAGCTCGGGGCGCGCGCCATCGACGTGTCCGCGACCTCGCTGGCCGCGGCCGGCGTCGAGCCCGACGTGCTGCTGGAGTGCTCGGGCAACGCCCGGGCCACCACCGACGCCATTGGCACGGTCGCCCGCGCCGGGCACGTGGTGCTGATCGGGATGGGCGGCGACGAGCTCGTCCTGCCGCTGTCCTACGTCCAGGATCGCGAGCTGGTGCTGACCGGAGCGTTCCGCTACGCCAACACCTGGCCGACCGCGATCTCGCTGGTGGCCTCCGGACGGGTGGACTTAGACGTCCTGGTCACCGGCCACTACGGGCTCGACGAGGTGGAGCAGGCGCTGACCGCGTCCCGGCGTGATCCGGCCACGGTCAAGGCGATGGTGTGTCCCGGCAGGATGGCGTCTCCCGGCGGCTGA